One genomic segment of [Phormidium] sp. ETS-05 includes these proteins:
- a CDS encoding PIN domain-containing protein, translating to MKIIWIDEEIAAKAWAIFEKFNPDKQWSFTDCTSYVVMQEQGITDVFTFDRHFSQMGFSRLPRG from the coding sequence ATGAAAATTATCTGGATTGATGAAGAAATAGCAGCCAAAGCATGGGCAATTTTTGAAAAGTTTAACCCAGACAAACAGTGGTCATTTACAGACTGCACGTCTTATGTGGTTATGCAAGAACAGGGAATTACCGATGTATTTACCTTCGATCGCCACTTCTCCCAAATGGGTTTCTCCCGTCTCCCCCGGGGATAA